The window ACGTTGAAAGAAAggccatttttttaaaaataatatttaatgtattttatcagagagaggatttgttttgtttttgaatttcgcgcaaagctacacgagagctatctgcgctagctgtccctaatttagcagtggaagactggagggaaggccgccagtcatcatcacccactgccaattcttgaactactcttttaccagcgaatagtgggattgaccgttgctttataacgcccccatggctgaaatggcgagaatgtttggtgtgactgggattccaACCTGCggtcctcagattacaagtcgaacgccttaaccgacctgaccatgccgggccaatctgATTTCGTTCAAAAATTTTTCTATTCTTGATGTTTTACcaatatctatctatatataattgttatgtttataatacaagtTAGCCATTGtaacaatttgtttaaatatttttgataatttaaaacattatttcgtAACAtgtatttaacagttatattacaCTTTTCATGCATGCATGAACTTGAACGAGTAAGTTTCAGGGCTGTGGATGTCGAAACTGAACTactctgtttttacatagaaaaaaaaaagaaagtacgAATGAGtggttttttttaacatatacacGAGTATTAACTACAATATGCCAGTGCTGATGACTGCTATGGATACTGTGACGCATATCCTGTGAGTGGATTTAATATGGTAATCATACCACATATACTATCAATTTTGTAAAACACGTGCATTTAACTGCTTCTTTCTTAGAACAGTCTCGAGTAGGTAATCCCTCGTGGTTTCAATGACCAATTCTTTTTCTCTATTCCTGACTAGCCCCCCTTTCCCACAGTCAGTTGGCGCCATGAAAGCCCAAGGCGTAAGGCTCTAAAGTTAACAAGTGTTGTTCACACAGGTGTTCAGCTATGAGTAGGCATAACCCAACGGGAGGTAAAGACTTGTAATGGTATTTCTCAGCCACCAGCTATCGGAACTTTGGTTGCTAGGGTTGAGTGACAGCTTCCAACACACAGGCACCGTCTGGCTGGCGCCAGGATCGTCATTTCTCTGAATGACTAGTGTTGTAGAGTAAGTAATATCTGATTATGCGTCTTCTGTTGACCTATCAGAACTGATGCCATAGAGACTGTTGCAGATGTCAAGTTTCTTTGTAAGGTAGGAGTCATGGCTTTCTTCTAAACAGTAAACCCTATTTAAAATGATACgcctcaacaacaacaaatattaaaagcgTCGTTCAAAGCCTATACAATCTGTCTGGGTAAGATTACTTGTTCTACTAGTATCCACCcagtaaaaacatattaaaaaaaaacaggttgaaACATGTAACCGTAACTGGAGTCAACTGAGGTGACGCTGTCTTGTGAAGTCCAACACCTAAGAAGAAATTCTGACTTTGTTAACATTTAGAGGACAATCTTTTAAACGTATTTATAGCGGTGAATGTCGTTGACAGTGAAGGTGCTCAACTGGTGAAGCAATGTGTTCTAAACTACAGGgcggcccgtaagtccctacccatccatatatcttatgtatccaatgtatctgtgtgctgtccctcattctcgctgcataatattaggttgaggaataattcgcgaggtttttaaataatttcattcaagcattacatgcaagactatacaatacttcaatgcatgaacacattacacccaaaacatttattatgatactttatttcatgtaatacctaggtatatagtatgcattgttttaaacgaaattgcaagaaattaaatgcgaaaagcagatggtgtcgaaaatgctcgattttgtccacttgacattccatttaatgagctgaaaatgaaagcaaaaattaaagacatatgaaaaccaaacacaccatctattagagcaaaaaaatatctaccaaatgacatgaaatattttgcgaaagcgtttcatttatgaatatattttattaacttgaaaaaacgctcacgaattattcctcaacccaatattatgCGACGACGCCATGTTCTCTgaaacattttcctcaacatgggcttacatcggccatatttctcagaaaaaacaaacaaacaaatttataatacatgcgtaattgaatataacataataacatatggatgggtaggaacttacgggccaccctgtgtAATAGTTGATACGTAACAAAAGCTGTAATGACCAggtatatttttagtttgtttgtttgtctagaattaactatttttagtttagttctaAGTACATAGCTCAATCTGATAGAAAGATATTATAACTTCTCTCAGAAAAACTTTTTATTAGAAAATTCTAAAGATACGTAAAAGCTGACCCATACCAATCACGTCTTggatttcagattttttttagtTCTTAAAATCACAGCAATGAagtaaagtacaataaaacataaagtttcaaacagaatattaaaatgagGGCAGAGTAGGTGCGAACTTTACACTTAATTCAACTCAATATCGTAATTTTTTTCGCTCTCATATAGTTGATTCAAAAGTTATCCAAATCTACTGGTACTATTAAGGGAAGTTGTTCGCTAGCAATCACACGTAAATAACGGCCCCAGTTAACAAGAGAAACACAACGTGAGTAGTGGTGTGCCTGTGtttcattcaaaatatatttacaaggAGTTTGTGTCAGGAGAATTCTCACGGGATATCATTTAATTGACAATTACACGTGGTGTGTTTTTCAATGTAACCCCGCCTTTCCTCAGAAAAATAACCAACCAGAAATTTCCGCCTGCTGTGAATAAGGGTCACCCAGGATGCAAGTAGAACTGAGCTCCGCCTCTTTGGCGAGATATGTATATAAAAGCTCCCGAAACCAACATTGTTACATATTTTCCGAGACGGGAAGATAGTTGGTGCGTAGAACTATCGATAAAACAAacgcgtgtgtttgtgtgtgtgtgtgtgtgttagctgCGTGTCCTGTGTTGGATATATCGTTTACCTGCTTGTTTTCCGAGTGCTGCGTTTTTGGATACATGATGAAGGCTTCCGCTGAAATTGCTGTTCTTAGCCGACCTGGTGTTAGAAGTACGGAAAATAAGATCTGTAAGTCCGCTAGGAGAGAGCGAGATGTTAGCCAAGAAGAAATGCAGCAGTTGCTAGGAAAGCTTAAAGAGCTGGTGCCTAATATGCCTAAGAACAAAAAACTCAGTAAATTGGAGATTATCCAGAACGTTATAGACTATATATTCGACCTACAGATAGCTTTGGAAAGTGACTCAGTTTCTCGCGGCGGGGATTCTCCATCCTGCGGGAGTACATTTAGCTCTGTCCGCCAACCCCTAGGTGTGCTATCCCCGGCTACCAACAACACGTGTGCTTCTCAAGAGGTAGATGTTTCatacttctgtttcttttgtcaccttttcaaataattttcgcttttgaatattttttatttgtcagtAATGAAATACTTATTTGCTTTGTAACATTGTCAAAAACGAAcggcgttttttttttctttataggaTTTGGAAGGGGTCAGGTCGTAAAAATAGACAAGTCTTTGTAGGGTTACAAAAGAggaattttattctttatatattaaacTGCCAAAATATAACTTGGGTTATTACTATGTAATAGATATAATATGGCAAATTTGTTTCTGTGAATACGATATTGATAGTTCTTAACTGGAAATATTACGAAAATAGATCAAGTGTTAAAACGACAGTTTTCGATTTGACGGGAAAACTCCGATTTAGTTAATAATGGAAGATTAGTGAGGTTTATGTAATAGCAGCGCTACTAGTACGTATAAGAACTAAcggttgtatatttttatttgtttttataggcGATGCCAACAGAGGTCGCTTCCAGTCAACTACCAGAACTTCAGATTTTACCAACGAGACCCATCTCCTGCTAGAACCAGAAGAGTAGCTCCAGAATTCTGGACCATTGCTTGCCGCTACCAATTGGACGGCATCTTGCTAGGATGAAACATATAAGTTAGGTGTGTTCACTCTAGGGCTTTCAAGGTACCTTTGTGCTAGTCCAGAACTTTACGTTGAGAAGACGGGGTGCCCGATTCACCGTGACCATAATCGGTTCTACCTTCACAACTCATCCATCCATCCAGTTTGACAGCACGCAGGCACGTGGAATGTCATATTCACAGTGAAAAATTGCATTATACCGTCCTCATGGCGTTATATTAATCATTCCCCGAGTTAAGCACTAACAGAAATCCTACTCCGATATAGTTGGAGAGTTTCTCTAAAATGCGTTCTATTGATTGAAAGGCATTTTCTTTTTTACGTCAAAGgtgtaatgttataattataaaacaattcatcGGTCAGATGTGAAAAACTTAAACCTTCAGAATATATGTATGGAAATACAAAATTGGTATTTATACATTACTTGTCAGCAGTGCAGTTAATAACTGTACTACAACCCTGTTTATTCACACCCTTTTAAGATTTGCATTTTGATGTAGAAATATTGTATATTAGAGTTTGTAAATTCTGTATTCGAAGCTCTTGTATATCTTAAAACAAATTCTATTGTGCACTAATGTAGTTCGTGTACAGATACAGTTATTGTTTCTTGGGATTGGAGCACCAATAAAACATGTATATGTTGTGATATTTGTACAtagttgaagaaagaaaaataacgtATTAAAGCAAATTACAAAAGTTATGGAAATATCTtgtgtttatctttgtttctattaaaataaCCGCTGAATAACtatcttaaaaatattaattctttctGTCAATCGTACTAACAGATatgtagtaaaataaaacattagttattTTCTTGACAACAGTCTGAAAAATTTTCTAATTATGATTAACTCTGTCTAGATGTTTTAGGGTGTtgaaaaataatgtgtaataaataatgaaactgttTATATCAGTTCTGTTTATCCAACAGACTGATCTGCTATAGATATAAAATAGTAATAGGGTTGCCCAAACTGGAGAGTACCAAAGTGCACCATGTAATGCAAGAAAAAGGTTTCCTCAGTTAACCCTgcagtttataataaattattaaaaaatcgAAACGAAGTGTCCTTTTTAGGTTAAACTTGTGATATCTAAAactggctaggtggttaaggtactcgactcgtaatttgagggttgcgggttcgaatccccgtttctccaaacatactcgccctttcagcagtggggacatcataatgtgacagtcaatcctactattcattaatgaaaaagtagcccaagagttggcggtggataatgatgactaactagctgctttccttctagtcttacactgatactCTCACTTCCTATGTAAACTGAAAATATTCATAGTTATGCAATTTCTACATTAAACCGTAAATAGTATGATTTTTAGTATGTCAAAGAAAAAGAGGAGCACGTCCTCTCAATTATCCGTTTATGCCCTAATTGATCTAAAATATCACATATGATTTATGAAACACTTTGAGACGAGCACTTATCTAGTTGAGTTCGAAGCCTAACTACTCACCTATGTTCTCAGATATGTTTTACAtattaattctattaaaaaaaGAAGTCCACATCGCGGTACGTGAgcattttataacattatcaatCAAGTTTAGTATCAAGCagtacaaaaacaataatatagtttTGCCCTTCTAGTTTCAACATCTTACGACTTAACGTAACATATGTTTACACATAAACTCGAAAGCCTGTTTACCCATTAATCAATAAGTTCCCGTAATCAAATATGCGAAAGTGAAAGATAACATTAACAGGTATTaagatgaatttatttttatttaataaaacacaaatataaagagAGAACTTTGAAGTGAGAGACACTTAATCGCATGCAGTACAACCCTACACGTAACAAgcaacaaatcttttttttttaatagaatacaagttttttaaaataaaaaaaaatatttttatttcatcgtTCTTTTGTCACACCTGCAATTGGTTGGttagattttgaatttcgcgcaaagctacacgatggctgtctacgctagccgtccctaatttagcagtgtaagacaagagggaaggcagctagtcatcaccacccaccgccaactcttgggctacttgttttatcaacgaatagtgggattgactacacattataacgcccccacgtctgaaagggcgagcatgtttggtgtgacggggatttgaacccgcgatcctcggattgcgagttgagtgccttaaccaccaggccatgccggaccatctGCATTTAGAATCTacgaaatttaaaatttcttgagttttgcacaaagatactcgaaaCCTAACTACTCTAATCGTTCTGAATTTGGAAAATAGACtgaagaaaaggcagctagtcagcatccCCAACTCTTGAACTGCTGTaatcgaatagtgaaattgaccaaaatattataatgcccccaaaaAGAACAAACATACTTAGTGACTTTTCAAAATGATAATCGTAACTTTATcaataaactaattaaaactataaaatccTTTAGCGTTATTATCGAATGTCATAGAATtttcaatataacatataaaTCAAAAGGCATAATTCTCCCCTGTGGCATAactctgcagacttatactgatagaaaccgggtttcgataccgcagtgggaaaagcacagatagccttttgtgtagcttataacaaacaacaaacaaggtATAATAGTTTATTTCTGCAACTTCCAGTTTATTTcaagtgctgccatctattgaaAATACTAGGTTTCTTATTTTGCTTCCTTCCGAATTGCAAATGATGTTTATAAATTATCATGTGACACATTTCTAATGTGCTTCATAACATTAGGAAAATTAAGAATATGTCGGAGTGTAGAATCCTTCGATTTCATATCGGGTCAGGATTTATTTTCTTGCAACACACTTGGTGTTGTGTATATACGCATTAGCTTTCTCAAACAGCAGAGTtctatttgtttcaaaatgtctTTGAACGAAGTTACTAAACACTGTTCTCTGTGTTTCAATTATAACATAACAGAAATTACTAGACAGTTGGATGCAGTGTTTTGtctattttacatataaaataaaatgcaatccttcaataataataaaagaaataaatgaaaaattaatataatgggTTTGGTGTTCCTTTCTCAAATGTAGTAGTAtagataattatttgtataaaactgtTAACGGTTTCTCtgatttttaatttgattataaTTCGTGTCAAGATAAATGAATATCATGTTGCATGTTGGTTAGTTATTACAAGAGTATAATTTGGTGAAGTGCGAGCTGGACTCGCAATCAACTGGTTGCGGGATCGACAACAGTGGTGGCGctataaagtaatggtcaatctcactctttgttaataaaaaagtatCGTAAGAGTGGCCAATGGTAGCTCTTGTGGACAGTTCAAAATCAGGTACAACGACAAGTAGCCTTAGTAGTTTGGACttaaacaaaaatcaacaacaacaagtactAATTAACAGTTCGTTTTcactataatatttaataaactccTCACTCGTACGTTATATgaagttaaacatatttattgataTCCCTAGGTTAGTATTTATACTATATTGATTATatcatttgaattttatttcGATATTTTAGTTTggttgctattaagcacaaaattacaccaggggctatctgtactctgcccactacatGTATCGACACTCAGAAATACTTCTGAGCCATTGGAGCAAgctattttatgtataaataaatgcaTTAAGGATCCGTAATTGAGTTTTATCCGTTGATCTACAGCTTTTAATAAAGAGAGATAAGCAAGTGGCCTGAGATAACCACGAGGTTAGGACGCATTCCTCTTTCctctaaacatgctcaccatttcatcCATACGAATgttctaatgtgacggtaaatcccactattcactggttaAAGTACCCCAAAAGCTGACGGTGGGCagtgttcactagctgccttccctctagtctcacaccgctagaatccgggtttcgataccagtggtgggtagagcacagatagccccttgtgcttaattccaaaacaaaccctCTAATCtatcgctgttaaattagggacgaatagcgcagacaGTCTtggtgtagctttttgcgaaattcaaaccaagacAGATAAATCAGTCAACTGCAGTTTCAAAAACCAAATCAATAGTGAAGGAGAAAGGTTTTCCTAATCCTCCTAGGTGACCAAACAACGaacaaatataacattgttcagcTAACTGGGAATCCAATGTAAGATCAAAGATggcattttaatattaaattgttttattagttaCTTATGAACTGGTTCAATTCCAGTAATCAATGAATACATTAGGATATCACCGTCACTCTAATTGTAGatcatttacatttaaatttgacGATTAGAATGCTATTTTAAAATCCAGAATAATTTGTATCAATTCCGAAAGAAGGACTTTTTCATTTAGGTGGCAAGAAATCCTATTACTTTAAGAGCTATTATAATGTCTCTCATTTCAGTATCAACTACAGTAGTATCTTTAAACTGGATTCCTTATAATTGAtagtttttaccaacgaagaactGATACGAACTATTCTGTACCGTGTCAGTTACATTACACGTTCCACCAATACAAAACATATcaatattagttaataaaatgttataggtACAACATATTATAAAGTAACGAAGTGAGTTGTGCGGTTTCTCCTTGAGTAAATCTCTTGTTTCAATTTAGTCTGTAACATACACTGAGTTGTTGGTTTGAAGAACGTGGTTAACTGCATTACGTTAGTCACGTTGGTGTTTGCTTGTTGTTTCAGAGTACGTTTCACCAACAGTTTGGAAAAATAAACGAAtgagcgtttgtttgtttgtttggaatttcgcacaaagctactcgaaagctatctgtgctagccgtccctaatttaagagtgtaagactagagggaaggcagctagtcatcaccacccaccgccaatgcttgggctactcttttaccaacgaatagttggatttaccgtaatattataacgctcccacggttgaaagggcgagcatgtttggcgcgacgtgcatgcgaacccgcgaccctcagataacgagtcgtatgacctaacacgcttggccatgccgggccacgaatgAGCGATAAggactaaatatttttattaataattacttgtttgaacttaactttcgcgcaaagctactataaactttgttagtttgtttcaagttaaggacaaagcaacacaatgggctatcctgtgctctgcccaccacggtataaAAACCAGGTTTCTGGTGGTGTAAGTTTGCAGATAACAAGGAGCACAGCTAGGCAACATCATCCATCGTCAACTCCGGGCTACTcactcttttaccactgaatagaTGTGAGAGATTGTACCATTATAACgaccacacagctgaaagggcatggTTAGGGACAAGATTCGAGTTCGCGACCTTTAGATTGTGAATTGAACGCTCAAAGAATCAGACAAGGCCGATAAGTTATTTAAGACTTAcatcagattgtttgttttgaatttctcgaaaagctacacgagggataatTTACCATTAGTGTAAAGGCAGCTATTCGTCACCAATCACAACCAACTCTTAGGCGActtttttcccaacgaatagtgggattgatcgtaacattagaataaagaacactcccacggctgaaagggcgaaaatgtttgacgtgacgggaattcgaacacgcgacccctACATAACGAGTCGAGCTCTCTGACCATTGAAACAGATCTAACTGTTGAAAGTTTCAATACTGCAGCTTAACTGTTTTGATTCAGAAGCTAAGAGTTTCATTATATAATGATAATCAGTGATAGAATTTCACCAGTCGATTGGAGTCCGCGTCCATGATAATGACAATAGGGGCTGCTTCAgaaaagttacataaaataaaagataaaaacagcTTTAGCAGAGGACTGACTGCCAGTTATCCATTACTCAGTAATGAAAAATACAGCTATATATTCACGCCTACGTCTCCtgattaatttcattaaatgagAAGATTCatgcaatatttaaaacattaacacaTCCTAAGACTCCAATATATCTCCTCCTCAGGAAAAAGTGTTACAATCATCCCAGCTACATACCACTGTGAGCTTAAGATCGACTAGCTGTTTATCATTgtacaagtgtgtgtgttttcttacagcaaatagccacatcaggctatttgctgaagCCCCCGatgagaatcgaatccctgattctagcgttgtaagtccgtaaacttatcgctgtaccagcagggaacatTATTGTACGAATATATAGTTTTGTTCACAAAATAACTTCAtactaataaaattataactcAGGATTTACAACTTAAGCCACAAAGTTTTTATTActaagtaatgtatataaaaaacagaatTCTGCAATAAATGAAACTCAGTTTCTTTTAGCGTAGTAGCACTAGTTTTAGTTGATTTATACAATCATAATTCGTGACGATATACAACCATCTGTCGCTTTGCACCCCTAGCGTTGTACGTAATAAAGTACTACCACCCACATTCATTTTTGACCGCAAGCTGAAACAAGTTAAAAGATAGGTTACAGTTTTGGTTCACATACATTCGTTGGTGGAAGCTAATCAGTGGTTACCAGCTGGACCTTCTGTTATTATAATGCATTGTGGGATTTTATTCAAAGAGAtattggttgaaaaaaaaaaaaaaaaggattctcATACGTGTATGGTATTTGTGGGACCGGGATTAGGGCAGTGGTTTTAGAGCCTCCAAGTCAGCAAAGCTAACTTCCGCATCTGTTTCTTCCTGGTCTTATGCAGCGCTGCCCACTCCCCACGATACCCCCACAGACAGTAAGCCAGCAGGCATGTATTTATGTTTCCGTTATGAATACATATCTCGGCAAAGTGACATATGGGAAACCTGGGAAGTCGATAAAGGAAAGGAGCTGAGCATGCCATCGTCACATTGAGATAGGCACGTGAGCCAGCTTAGGTCTCCTTCAACTGGCGTTTTTCACAAGCCTATTGATAGTGCCACTGTATAAACAAGTTTTGTTCACAGTTGTATTTTTATCGCTAATAAGATTCTTCAGAGATACCCCCTCTAGCATTGCTGGTACGCTATTAATAGTACCTTTATTCGTTGAACAAACTCGGTTTACTAAAAATACTTATATATGGACATAAAAAATGCGAGCACAGTAATACTGCAATTTCACTAGCAGGATTTATTTCactatgtttagtttattttctacGGATGTCAATGTGAAATTCGCGTAATGATTTaagtaataaatgtatttctataaagttttacattttaccgTTTTGCAAAAATAATACCATGTTGATGTTTTCTTCAGTATTATGCCGGTTGTTCCTGAAAattcaaaactattatatttattttattgttttaatgctTTAGAATGGATTAACCTGCCATGAACTAAAaacgtattctcaagatggctggtatggatattatcacttttatttaaataaattacagaacaacatttcgaccttcttagagtTACAAACtccctctttgttaacctgaagatggcctaagaaaaTCGAAACATTATCCTGTaccttattgtaattaaagtgctaatatccAAACTGGCAgtctttaaaatacagttttactttaagtgggtttctcgtcatcacgaataaactGCTACGACGACAGGGGTTAAAACTCGATGCTATGAGATTATATTGATTTTTTGTGTGGAAATAAAGAAACGGAAAATAAACTGAATTTGTTGCAAACCCAACAGAAATGAACTGTTATGAACTGAATTTGAGATAATCCAGTTTCTttgctgttatttatttattttttattgttaaacaatgtCGTGGATTCATAGCTAAAGTTAAAGCTTCATCTCTGAGTTATCACTAACTTTTTAACCAGTACGTTATGTCTTAATCTGTGACATCGTTCTGAAGGAACCTTGTTAGCTCATTACATTAGCTTACCTCCAACAATCATAAAAATGAACGTTGGATGCCTATCGTATCTCAAGTAAACAATGTGGTATTTGGATATaccatgttgttttttttttatttctatgccatcattatttattctaaattaattCTTAGTTATAACTATGTGCCGGTTTTTGTTCACATATTTGTGTCAAGGATACCACTATAGCGATCTGGTTTCAAGTTACCTCGGTTTCTGTGTCATCTCCTATAGTTTGAAAAGTTATTGCTGACCTGGTTCAGGTTCTGAAAGCAA of the Tachypleus tridentatus isolate NWPU-2018 chromosome 13, ASM421037v1, whole genome shotgun sequence genome contains:
- the LOC143237207 gene encoding uncharacterized protein LOC143237207; this translates as MMKASAEIAVLSRPGVRSTENKICKSARRERDVSQEEMQQLLGKLKELVPNMPKNKKLSKLEIIQNVIDYIFDLQIALESDSVSRGGDSPSCGSTFSSVRQPLGVLSPATNNTCASQEAMPTEVASSQLPELQILPTRPISC